The Kocuria turfanensis genome contains the following window.
GTGGGGGCGGCGATCCGCGACTGGGGCCACACCCGGCTGTTCTCCCCGTGGCGCTACGACGTCGACGCCGCCGCCGCCCGCCTGCTGTCCGGCAGCGGCTGGACCGCCCCGGACCCCGAAGCGCTGCCCACCGGCGCCGAGCTGGTGGAGCAGTACCTGGAGCCCCTCGCGGCCGTCCTGGTGGGACGGATCCGCACCGGGGCGCGCGTGGTCGCCGTCTCCCGGGCGGGGATGGACAAGACCCGCACCGCGAACCGGTCCCGGACCCCGTTCCTGGTCCGCGTCCAGCACGCCGACGGCACGTGCACGGACGTCCGGGCGTCCGCGGTGATCGACGCCTCCGGCACCTGGCCGACGCCCAACCCGCTGGGCCGGGCCGGGCTGCCCGCCCCCGGCGAGGCCGAGGCCGTGGCCGCCCGGCGCGTCACCGCCCCGCTGCCCGACGTCACCGGCCGGGACCGGGACCGCTTCGCCGGCCGCCACGTGCTCGTCGTGGGGGCCGGGCACTCCGCGGCCAACACCCTGCTCGAGCTCGGCGCCCTCGCCGAGCAGGAACCGGGCACCCGGCTCTCCTGGGCGGTGCGCTCCGCCGACGTGACCCGGGTCTACGGCGGGGAGGACCGCGACGAGCTGGCCGCCCGCGGGGCCCTGGGCACCCGGCTGCGCCACCTGGTGGAGTCCGGGGTGATCGAGGTGCACACCTCCTGCACCATCACCGGTTTCAGCACGCACGACGACGGGCTGACCGTCCGGGCCGCCACCCCCGCCGGAGAGCAGCAGCTGGCCGTGGACCTGCTCGTGCCGGCCACCGGCTTCCGCCCCGACCTCGCCATGCTCGCCGAGCTGCGCCTGGACCTGGACCCGGCCGTCGACGCCCCGCGGCAGCTGGGGCCGCTGATCGACCCGGAGTTCCACTCCTGCGGGTCCGTGGCGCCGCACGGGGAGCGGATGCTGGCCCACCCCGAGGCCGGCTTCTACATCGTGGGCATGAAGTCCTACGGGCGCGCCCCCACCTTCCTCATGGCCACCGGATACGAGCAGGTCCGCTCCGTCGCCGCCGCCCTGGCCGGGGACCGGGAAGCCGCCGACGACGTGCAGCTGGTCCTGCCCGAGACCGGGGTGTGCTCCACCGATCTGGGGGGCTCGTGCGATGTGCCGGCCCCGCGGTCTGCCGACGACAGCGCCGCGGAACAGGGCTGCTGCGCCCCGCAGGCCGCCGAGGAGCCGGCCGGGGCCTGCTGCTCGACCCCGCAGCCGGTGTCCCTCGGACGCGCCCCGCTGCCCCTGCTGTCCTCGTCCTGCTGCTGACCGGTCCCGCCCGCACCGGCACCGGCCGGGGCCGTCGACACCCGGGCTCGGCGCTCCGGGGCCGGACCCGGCGGTGACGGGACGGGCGGGCTGCACCGGCCGGGGCGGCGCTCAGGCGCGGTCCCAGCCCTCCAGCCGGGGGAGCTGGGCGCGGGCCTCCTCGTGGGTCATGCCGGCCGCCTCGAGCAGGTCCACGACCATCGGCCGCATGTCCAGCACCAGGGTCTCGCCCTCCATGGTGCGCACCCCCATCTCGCGGGGGTGCAGCCGCCCGGCCACGTTCGCCAGCTCGTTGCGGGCCTGGCGCAGGTAGCTCTCCCGGGATCCGGGGGCGGCCACCGCCAGCGCGTTGCCCAGGGTGGTGACCGCGTCCGCGAGGTCGTCCAGGGCGTCGGTCAGGGCGGCCACGGCCTCGTCCGAGAGGGTCACGTGGTTGAGCACCGAGGCGAGCCGGCGGGTGAGCACCCGGGCGTTGCGCACGGCGAGGTCGAGATAGCGGATGGAGCGCCCGATGGTCTCGATCTCCGCGCGGCGGCCGCGGTAGAGCGGGGAGGCCGTCGCGATCTCCACGGCGGACTTCAGCCCGGAGGACACCGAGTCCACGAGCGGCTGGGTCTGGCGGGAGCGCACCAGGGCGTGCCAGGCGGCGGTGGCGTCGTAGTCCTCGACGGCGCGGCCGGCCTCCCGCAGCACCCCGGAGAACTCGTCGACCAGCGCCCGCAGGTCCTGGCGCGGCTGCCGCCGCGGGTCCGTGGGCACGAAGTAGGCCATGGCCAGGGCGCACACCCCGCCCACGATGGCGTCGGTGGAGCGGGCGAACACGCCGTCCTGGGAGGGCGGGAGCAGGACCACCAGCACGGACTGCAGGCCCATCTGCGTGGTGAACAGCGTGCCGTTGTCCAGGAAGCGGGCGAGCAGGATCGAGGTCATGAGCACCACCGCGGCCTGCCACACCCCGGCGCCCAGGACGTGGATCAGCGTGTCCCCCACGGCGATGCCGAGGGTGCAGCCGATCGAGACCTCGAGCACACGCCGGTAGCGCAGTCCGTCCTTGGCGAAGCCCAGGGCCACGAGGGCCGCGGTGGCCGCGAAGATCGGTCCGGAGTGGCCCAGGAGCCGCTCGGCGATCACGTAGGCCCCGACGCTCGCGACCGTGATCTGGAAGCTCTGGAGCAGCCCCGTGCGGACCCGCGTCAGGCCGACCCGGGTGCGGCTGCGCACCGCACGGGCCGCGGCTCGCGCACGGTCGCCTGGCTGCATGGGCCCATCCTAGGGGAGCGGCCGGGGCGCCCGGACCGGTCCGGCGGGCGCGCCCGGGGGCCGCGGCCGTGCTGTGAGATCCGCTACTCCTCCGGCCTCCCGGGGCCGGTGTTCACCCTCCGTTCACCTTGCCGGGCCAATCTGGCCACCTGCGCTCCCTAGGGTCTCTCGGTGAGAGGTCCGCGGGACGACCGCAGATCCACCTCTTGCACGGCCCCGGAGCTCTTCCGGCGCCACGTTGGACATGGGCCCCGCGACGGGCCACGACTGTGATTTGAGGGGCATTCAGTGAAGGCATCCCACCTCGGCCGTTCCGCGGCCGTCCTGGCCATCGGCACGCTCGCGCTCACCGCGTGCGGTTCGGACAACGCCACGGGCGGAGCAACGGGCTCCGGCGAGTCCTCGGCGGCCGGCGCCGGCGTCTCCGGCACGCTCACCGGCATCGGCGCGTCCTCCCAGCAGGCCGCGATGACCGCCTGGCAGAACGGCTTCCAGGAGGCCAACCCCGAGGCCCAGGTCCAGTACTCCCCGGACGGCTCCGGCGCGGGGCGCGAGGCCTTCACCGCCGGCGGCGCGGACTTCGCCGGCACCGACGCCTACCTCGACGAGGAGGAGTACGAGGCGTCCAAGGAGGTCTGCGGGCCCGACGGCGGCTTCCACGTCCCCGCCTACATCTCCCCGATCGCCGTGGCCTTCAACCTGCCCGGTGTGGACACCGTGAACATGGACGGCGAGACCATCGCGCAGGTCTTCACCGGGGAGATCAGCACCTGGAACGACCCGGCGATCGCCGAGCAGAACCCGGACGCCGACCTGCCGGACACCCCGATCACCGTGGTGCACCGCAACGACGAGTCCGGCACCACCGAGAACTTCCAGGAGTACCTGGCCGCGGCCGCCCCCGAGGTGTGGACCGAGGAGGTCTCCGGCAACTGGCCCTCCCAGTGGGCCGCCGAGAACAACAAGGGCACCGCCGGCGTGGTCCAGTCCACGGGCGCCACCGAGGGCGCGATCACCTACGCCGACGCCTCCGCCGTCGGGGACCTCGGCACCGTGGCCGTGGGCGTGGGCGAGGAGTACGTCCCGTACTCCGCCGAGGCCGCCTCCGCCGCCGTCGAGTCCTCGACCCCGGTCGAGGGCCGGGCCGAGTACGACATGGCGATGGACCTCGAGCGCGACACCACCGCCTCCGGCGCCTACCCGATCGTGCTCGTGTCCTACCACCTGTACTGCTCGCAGTACGATTCTCAGGAGACCGCCGACCTCGCCAAGGCGTTCGGCTCGTACGTCATCAGCGAGGAGGGGCAGCAGGCCGCGGCCGACGCCGCCGGCTCGGCCCCGATGTCCGAGAACCTGCGCACCTCCGCGCAGGAGGCGATCGACCAGATCACGGTCGCCGGCTGATCCAGCTCTGCTGGTCCCGTTCGGCGCGGGTCCGGGCCCGTGCGGCTCGTGCTCGCGCCGAACGGGACATTTGTGTGTGAGGCGCCTCCCGCGTGAGGAGCGTCACCGGACCCAGGCGCCGGGGCACCACCCCGTCCCGGCGCGACCCGTGTCAGGCAATCGAAGGGGCACCCGACATGTCCACCACCGTCACCGCCAGGAAGACCGCCTCCGGCGGCAGGGCCGGCGACTCGATCTTCTCCGGGCTCAGCCTCGGGGCCGGCGTGCTGATCCTCGCGGTCCTCGCCGCCGTGGCCCTGTTCCTGTTCCTGCAGGCGCTGCCCACCTTCCAGGCGTCCGCCGAGGACATCTCCGGCGGCGCCGGCTTCTGGTCCTACATCTGGCCCATGGTGATCGGCACCGTGGTGGCCGCCGTCATCGCCCTGGTGATCGCGACCCCGATCGGGGTGCTGGTGGCGCTCTACATCTCCCACTACGCGCCGGCGCGGATCGCCAAGCCCGTGGGCTACGTCATCGACCTGCTCGCGGCGATCCCCTCGGTGATCTACGGGGCCTGGGGCACCACGGTGCTCGCCTCGTCGATGGTGCCCTTCTACGCCTGGCTCTCCGGGAGCCTGGGGTTCATCCCCTTCTTCGCCGGCCCGCCCTCCCAGACCGGCAAGACGATGCTGACGGCCGGGGTGGTGCTGGCCATCATGATCCTGCCGATCATCACGGCGATGTCGCGCGAGCTGTTCGTCCAGACGCCGAAGCTGCACGAGGAGGCCGCGCTGGCCCTCGGGGCCACCCGGTGGGAGATGATCCGGATGACGGTGCTCCCGTTCGCCCGTCCGGGCATCGTCTCGGCGGTGATGCTCGCGCTGGGCCGGGCCCTCGGGGAGACCATGGCGGTGGCCCTGGTGCTCTCCAGCGGCCCGCTCACCGCGTCGCTGATCCAGTCCGGCAACCAGACCATCGCGGCCGAGATCGCCCTGAACTTCCCGGAGGCCTACGGCCTGCGGCTGTCCGAGCTCATCGCGGCCGGCCTGATCCTGTTCGTGATCACCCTGGTCGTGAACATGATCGCCCGCGCCATCGTCGCCCGCTACAAGGAATTCTCGGGAGCCAACTGATGTTCAACACAGCCCTCCGCAACTCCGCTCCCGCGCGCCCGTCCTCCCCGCGCCGGTCGATGCTCACCCGCAACCAGAAGCCCGGCTGGCTGGTGCCCGCCATCGGTGCGGCCGCCGTGGTGGTGGGCGCGGCCCTCGCGGCGCTGCTCGGCTTCTCCGTGGCCCTGTGGGCCGTCCTGGCCGCCGTCGTGTTCCTGATCGCCGCGCCGATCGCCGTGACGGCGGTCGAGGGCCGGCGCAACGGCGCGGACTCCCTGGTGACCTACCTCGTCTACACGGCCTTCGTGCTGGCCGTGATCCCGCTGATCTCCGTGGTCTGGACGGTGCTGGCCAACGGGCTGCCCGGTCTGACCTCGAACCTGCTGCTGACCTCCATGAACGGTGTCACCGGCGCCACGGACAACGCCGCCGCCGCGGGTGAGAGCCCGGTGCTGGGCGGGGCGTACCACGCCATCGTCGGCACGGTCTCGATCACCTTCTGGGCCACCCTGCTGTCGGTGCCGATCGGGCTGCTGACGGCCATCTACCTGGTGGAGTACTCGAAGGGCGGGTGGCTGGGACGCGGCATCACGTTCTTCGTCGACGTCATGACCGGCATCCCCTCCATCGTGGCGGGCCTGTTCGCCGCGGCCCTGTTCGGCCTGCTCTTCGGCCCGTCCACCCGCTTCGGCTTCGTCGCGGCGGTGGCCCTGACCGTGCTCATGATCCCCACGGTGGTGAAGAACACCGAGGAGATGCTGAAGATCGTCCCCAACGAGCTGCGCGAGGCGGCCTACGCCCTGGGCGTGCGCAAGTGGCGGACCATCCTGAAGGTCGTCATCCCCACCGCGATCTCCGGCATCGCCTCCGGGGTGACGCTGGCGATCGCCCGCGTGATCGGCGAGACGGCACCCCTGCTGGTGACCGCCGGCTTCGCCACGGCGATCAACTGGAACGCCTTCTCGGGCTGGATGACCACCCTGCCCACGTTCATCTACTACCAGATCATGACCCCGACGTCCCCCACGAGCCCGGACCCCTCGCAGCAGCGGGCGTGGGCGGCGGCGCTGATCCTGATCCTGATCGTGATGCTGCTCAACCTCGTGGCCCGTCTCGTCGCCCGGGCGTTCGCGCCCAAGACCGCCGGCCGCTGAGCCGGGCTCCCGCACGCACCCGCACCTCCGCACACACCTCTGCGAAGAAAAGAGCAAGGAACACACCATGTCCAAGCGAATCGACGTCGACCACCTGAACGTCTACTACGGCGACTTCCTGGCCGTGGAGGACGTGAGCATGGGGATCGACGCCCGCTCGGTGACCGCGTTCATCGGTCCGTCCGGCTGCGGCAAGTCGACCTTCCTGCGCACCCTCAACCGCATGCACGAGGTGATCCCCGGTGCCCGCGCCGAGGGCCAGGTGCTCCTCGACGGCGACGACCTCTACGGCCCCGGCGTGGACCCGGTCGTGGTGCGCTCCATGATCGGCATGGTCTTCCAGCGCCCGAACCCGTTCCCCACCATGTCCATCCGGGACAACGTGCTCGCGGGCGTGAAGCTGAACAGCAAGCGCATCTCCCGCGGGGACGCCGACGCCCTGGTGGAGAGCTCCCTGCAGGGCGCGAACCTGTGGAACGAGGTCAAGGACCGCCTGGACAGGCCGGGATCCAGCCTCTCCGGCGGCCAGCAGCAGCGTCTGTGCATCGCCCGGGCGATCGCGGTGAAGCCGGAGGTGATCCTCATGGACGAGCCCGCGTCGGCGCTGGACCCGATCTCCACCCTGGCCATCGAGGACCTGATCAACGAGCTCAAGCAGGACTACACCGTGGTGATCGTGACCCACAACATGCAGCAGGCCTCCCGCATCTCGGACCGGACGGCGTTCTTCAACATCCAGGGCACGGGCAAGCCCGGCAAGCTCATCGAGTACGGCCCCACCTCGGAGATCTTCTCGAACCCGAGGCAGCAGCAGACCGAGGACTACGTCTCCGGCCGCTTCGGCTGAGCCGCCGCGCCGACGACGACGGGCGCCGCCCCCACCGGGGGGAGGCGCCCGTCGTCGTGCGTGCCGGCGGGCGTGGGCGCCGGCACGGCCGCGCGCGGGAGCGCTACAGCAGGGGCGAGAGCGCCAGCAGCAGCGTCGCCGAGACGAACCCGCAGACCGGGACGGTCACGACCCAGACGAGGATCACCCGCCGCACCACGCGGACGTTGACCGTGTGGAAGCGCTGCTGACGCCCGGCCCCGAGGATCGCCGCGGCGGTCGTCTGGGAGGTCGACATCGACACCGGGATGAGCGTTCCGCCCAGGAACAGCAGGGATCCCGCCACGCCCTGGGCCACGGCGCCGCGGAAGGGGTCGATCGTGATCATCCGGGAGGAGAGCGTGTAGGCGATCCGCCAGGCCCCGAACAGGGTCCCCACGGCCAGCCCCGCCGCGACGACGACCAGGATCCACGGCTCGGGGGTCCGGACCGAGACGGGCAGGCCCGCGCACAGCAGCAGCGTGGTGAACACCCACACGGCCCGCCGCCCGTGGGTGAGGCCGTGGCCGAAGGCGATGGCCGCGGCACCGGTGGCCTGGGCCACCTGGGAGCGGAAGGTGGTGGTCGAGGGCTCGGAGTGGCGCAGCAGGTGCAGCAGCGGGACCACCAGCGCCCAGGCCAGCCCGTAGGCCAGCAGGGGGGCCACCAGGAGCGGGACGGCGAGCTGGGAGAGCGCGGCCGCGGTCAGGGGATCCTGCTCGGTCAGGTCCACGGCGCGGGCCCCCAGCAGCGCCCCGAGCAGCCCGCCCAGCAGCGCGGTGGTCGAGGAGGACGGCATGCCCAGCCACCAGGTGAAGACGTTCCAGGCGATCGTGCTCGCCAGGGCGCACACCAGGGCCGCCGAGCCCACCGCGTTCAGCGGCACGGGGGTGGCCGGGATGATCCACTCGGTCAGCAGCCAGCCGGCCGTGAACACCCCGGCCGCGTTCACCAGGGCGCTCAGCACCAGCCCCACCTTCGGGGTCAGCGCCCGGGAGCGGACCGGCAGCGCGAGGGCGTTGGGGGCGTCGTGGAAACCGTTGACCACCACGTGGACGGCGGCCAGGAGCAGGCCCAGGACCGTGAGCAGCACCAGCACCGCGGCTCAGGACTCCGCCACGACGATGCGGCCCACCTCGGTGGACACGCGCACCAGCGCCCGGGCCGCCTCCACGAAGCGCTGGACGGCCTGCTGCCGGCGCAGGGCCGGGATCGCCTTGTGGTGCTCCAGGAGATGGGCCATGTGCAGCTGGTGGATCCGCTCCGCCTGCTTGCCGAGGCGCAGCATCTCGTACCAGTAGTCGTCGAGGCCCTGCAGACCGGCGAGGTCGCGCATGGCGCGGGTGGTCAGCTCGGACATGCGCACGATCACCCCGAGCTGGTCGGTGGCGTACGAGGGCGGCCGGGTGAGGCCGTGGGCGACGTGCGCCTCGGCCACGGCCAGGAGCTCCTCGGCGGCCTTGTTGAGCCAGTGCCCCAGCACGTAGACGTCCTGCCGGGGGACGGGGATCACGAACGTGGAGCGCACCGTGGTCATCACGGAGAAGTAGAGGTCGGTGGAGCGGGCCTCGCACTCCCGGATCGCGTCGAGGGTCGCGACGTCCACCTCCGGGGACCCGATCAGCTCCGAGAGGAGGCGGACGGACTCCGTCACCTGTCCCGACATGTCGGCCAGCAGGTCCAGGACCAGCTCGTCCTCCGGGAAGATGCGAAGCGCCATCTGGTGACCATCCTGGACGTCGGGGCCGGCGCCGCGGAGCACGGCGGGCTTCACTGTACACGGCACAGTTGAACGCCCCGCGGACCCGCGGACGGCGGCGGAGGAGGAGGAAGGGGGCGGTGCCGGACCGGGAGCGCCTCTCGGCGGAAGGCCGCTCGTGGCGGCTATGAGATGGAGCCCGGGGCTGCCGCGGCCCGGCACCTGCAGTCCATGGTAGTCCACGTGCCGCGCAGGCCAAGCCCGGCGGCTGTGGCCTCCCGCACGGCCGGCGGTGGCCCGGCTCTCAGTCCAGGTGCCCCCGGCGCCAGGCGTTGGCCGAGGCCTCCAGCTCCTCCGCGGTGCGTTCGAGGCGCTGGGTCAGGGCCACGGTGCCCGGTCCCCGGGGCGTGTGCTCGTCCACGACCGGCAGCCGGCCCGTGTCGGCCAGCCGGATCCGGCCCAGGGCGATCACGCGGCAGAAGGCCGCGAACCGGTCGAGGGCGACGTCGAACTCGCCGTTGAACGCCCCGGAGAGGATGGCGTCCGCCATCGTGGTGATCTCCTCGGCCCCGGGAGGCTCCGCCACGCCGGCGACCACGTGGGAGACCTGTGCGGTGCCCCGGCCCGCGGCGAAGTACCGGCCCATCCGCACGGGGTCCTTCCGCACCCCGGCGCGCAGCGCGTAGAGCCGCCACAGCGCCCCGGGGAGCGAGACCGCCGGGGCCTCCGCCCACATCTCGGCGATGCCCTCCAGGCCCTGCTCGTCGGTGAGCTCGATGAGCCGGCGGCTGATCTCCGGGTCGTCGCTGGCCCGCCCCCGGGAGACCAGGGCGTGGGCGGCGAGGTGCGCCGCCTCCGAGACGCGGGCCGGGTCCGGGCCGCCCTCGTGGGCGTCGAACTGCTCGGGGGAGAACTTCACCGGCTTGTGGTGGCGGGGGACGTCGCTCATGCGTCCAGGGTACGGCCGCCGTTCCCGCCGGGCCACGGAGCGCTCACCAGTCGCTGGCCGAGGCGTGCACCGCCGCGTCCCGCCACTGCTGGTCCGCCCGCTCGAAGCCGTCCCGGGCCAGCGCCTTCCACAGCCGCAGCCCCAGCCCCGGGTCCTCCTGCTCGAGCTCCGCGAGCGTCTGCGGGGACAGGACCCGGGCGGTGACGTCGGTGACCGCGCTGAGGGTCGCGTGCTGCTTGTCGCCGGTGCCCAGGGCGAGCTCGCCGAAGCTCATGCCGGGGCCCAGCACCTGCAGCTCCACGCGCTCCCCGGACGGCGTGCGCAGGGACATCGACACGTCCCCGGTCACGATGAGGTGGATGCCGGCGAAGTTCTGGCCGGCGCGCAGGATGTTCTCCCCGGCCGCCCACGAGCGCTCCACGGTGCGGACCCGCAGCGCGCGGGCGTCCGCGGGGTCCAGCCGGGAGAACAGCTCCGACTCGACGGGCTTGACCCGGGACGGGGTGCACTCCGGCCCGCCGTGCTCCTCGAGCAGCGCGTCCTCGACCCACTTGATGGCCGCGGCCCGGCTCGGGAAGACCTCCAGCGGCGGATCGCCCCGGAAGGAGCGGCCGAAGTCGGGATTGCCGGCGACCACCACCACGGTGCGCCCGGCCGCGTGCAGCTCCTGCCGGGTCCGGGCCAGCATCGGCATCGCGTAGTCGGCGATGACGTCCACCCGGCGCAGGTCCACCACCACGTAGGAGGCGTCGTAGGCGACGTCGCGGACCGTGCGGATCGCCGTCTCCGTGCCCGTGAACAGCAGGTCGCCCTGCAGCTCGACGACGACGGCGTCCGTCCCGTGCTCGGCCAGCACGGCCTCGGCGTCGGCGTTGCGCCGCACCAGGGACGGGGACTGGTCGATCGGGTAGCTGGCCCGCACCGTGGACCGGGCCACCCGGGCGGTGTGCGTGAAGTGCAGGTCCAGGTCCTGGGAGAGCCGCTCGCAGGCGAGCACCCCGCGCACGCTGTTGCCGTGCCGGTCCAGGGCGGGGGAGAAGGTCGCCACCGCCAGCTCGCCCGGCAGGACGGCGATGATGCCCCCGCCCACCCCGGACTTCGCGGGCAGTCCCACCCGCACCATCCACTCGCCGGCGTCGTCGTACATCCCGCAGGAGCTCATGACGGACAGGACCCGGGAGACGGTCCCGGCGTCGAACACCTCCTCACCGGTGAGCGGGTTGGTGCCCGCGTTGGCCAGGGTCGCGCCCATCAGGGCGAGGTCGCGGCAGGTGACCAGCACGGAGCACTGGGCGAAGTAGTCCTCCAGCGCCTGGGTGGGGTCCCCCTCGATGATCCCGGCGGAGGCCAGCAGGTAGCCCAGGGCCCGGTTGCGGTCCCCGGCGTCGTGCTCCTGGGCGAGGACCTCGGGGCTGATGGCCAGGTCCCGGCCCGCGCAGCGGGAGTAGGCCTCCCGGATCCGGTCCCGGCGCAGGTCGCGGTCGCTGTCCGGGACCAGCCACGTCGAGGCGATCGCCCCGGCGTTGATCATGGGGTTGGCCGGGCGCCCGGAGCCGGGCTGGAGCGAGATCTCGTTGTAGGCGTCCCCGCTGGGCTCCACGTCCATCTTCGCGTGCACGGCCTCCGCCCCGAGGTCGTGCAGGGCGAGGGCGTAGGTGAAGGCCTTGGAGATCGACTGGAGGCTGAACTCGTCCCGCGTGCTGCCCGCCTCGTACACGTGGCCGTCCGCGGTGGCGATGACGACGCCGAAGCGCTCCGGGTCCGCCTCCGCGAGCGCCGGGATGGAGGAGCTGGGGGCGCCGCCGCGCTCGTCCCGCAGCTGCTCCACCACCTGCTCGAGGTACGCGGTGACGGCCGAGGGGCCGAAGAGCCCCGTCTCGGCGCGCTCTTCTTCCTCGGTGCTCGGCTGCGGCACGGGCGGTCTCCTCCGGTCGGTTCGGTGTGCACGGTGCTCACGACCACTCTAGGCGGGCGCGCCGGGGCGCTCGCCGGCGCTGCCCGGGCGGGTGGGGTCCCGGGCCCGCGGGGGACCGTGCGGTAGAGTGGTGCCCGCTCCGGACCGGCCGCGCCCCGTGCCCGCCGGCCGGGCGCGGGCCTCTAGCTCAGTTGGTAGAGCAGTGGACTTTTAATCCATGGGTCGTGGGTTCGAGCCCCACGGGGCCCACCCGTTCGAAGGGCCTCCTTCCCCGCCCGGGAAGGAGGTCCTTCCGCGTTCCCGGGCTCGGCCGGGACGGTGCGCGGCGGCAGCGCTCGTGGCGCACGGTGCCGCCGCGGGGCGTGCCTACTCGAGCAGGCCCAGCGCCTCGTCGATGCGGTCGCGCAGGACCCTGGCCTGCGCCACGGTCCAGGCCTCGTGGCCGATGTGCAGGACCACGCCGTCCGGGTGGGCGTAGGACCCGTCCGGGGTGGTGACGACCTCCCACGTCTCCAGCAGGGCCACCGGCGACGGACCGGCGAGGGACCGGGCCGGCAGCTCCCGCGAGTTGGTGACCGTCTCGGGGTCGGTCACCTCCTGAGCGGTGGCCCAGGGGGGACGGGGGACGAGAGCAGTGTTCTCGTGCATGGGGGGGTGCCTTCCAGCGAAGAGGGGTGTACCCATGTTCGTGCATGTGGGAGCGGAACCCGGCGACCGGGCGGCGTGTGTCGCGCCGCGGGGCGAGGAGTGGACGTCCGTCGACCCGGCCCGGACCTTCGTCGTGCGCGCGCGGGACGCCCGCTACGGC
Protein-coding sequences here:
- a CDS encoding DUF47 domain-containing protein → MALRIFPEDELVLDLLADMSGQVTESVRLLSELIGSPEVDVATLDAIRECEARSTDLYFSVMTTVRSTFVIPVPRQDVYVLGHWLNKAAEELLAVAEAHVAHGLTRPPSYATDQLGVIVRMSELTTRAMRDLAGLQGLDDYWYEMLRLGKQAERIHQLHMAHLLEHHKAIPALRRQQAVQRFVEAARALVRVSTEVGRIVVAES
- the pstC gene encoding phosphate ABC transporter permease subunit PstC yields the protein MSTTVTARKTASGGRAGDSIFSGLSLGAGVLILAVLAAVALFLFLQALPTFQASAEDISGGAGFWSYIWPMVIGTVVAAVIALVIATPIGVLVALYISHYAPARIAKPVGYVIDLLAAIPSVIYGAWGTTVLASSMVPFYAWLSGSLGFIPFFAGPPSQTGKTMLTAGVVLAIMILPIITAMSRELFVQTPKLHEEAALALGATRWEMIRMTVLPFARPGIVSAVMLALGRALGETMAVALVLSSGPLTASLIQSGNQTIAAEIALNFPEAYGLRLSELIAAGLILFVITLVVNMIARAIVARYKEFSGAN
- a CDS encoding FAD-dependent oxidoreductase, which encodes MPDSTSDIPQLPVVVIGAGPVGLAAAAHLTERGLTPLVLEAGDRVGAAIRDWGHTRLFSPWRYDVDAAAARLLSGSGWTAPDPEALPTGAELVEQYLEPLAAVLVGRIRTGARVVAVSRAGMDKTRTANRSRTPFLVRVQHADGTCTDVRASAVIDASGTWPTPNPLGRAGLPAPGEAEAVAARRVTAPLPDVTGRDRDRFAGRHVLVVGAGHSAANTLLELGALAEQEPGTRLSWAVRSADVTRVYGGEDRDELAARGALGTRLRHLVESGVIEVHTSCTITGFSTHDDGLTVRAATPAGEQQLAVDLLVPATGFRPDLAMLAELRLDLDPAVDAPRQLGPLIDPEFHSCGSVAPHGERMLAHPEAGFYIVGMKSYGRAPTFLMATGYEQVRSVAAALAGDREAADDVQLVLPETGVCSTDLGGSCDVPAPRSADDSAAEQGCCAPQAAEEPAGACCSTPQPVSLGRAPLPLLSSSCC
- the pstA gene encoding phosphate ABC transporter permease PstA, encoding MFNTALRNSAPARPSSPRRSMLTRNQKPGWLVPAIGAAAVVVGAALAALLGFSVALWAVLAAVVFLIAAPIAVTAVEGRRNGADSLVTYLVYTAFVLAVIPLISVVWTVLANGLPGLTSNLLLTSMNGVTGATDNAAAAGESPVLGGAYHAIVGTVSITFWATLLSVPIGLLTAIYLVEYSKGGWLGRGITFFVDVMTGIPSIVAGLFAAALFGLLFGPSTRFGFVAAVALTVLMIPTVVKNTEEMLKIVPNELREAAYALGVRKWRTILKVVIPTAISGIASGVTLAIARVIGETAPLLVTAGFATAINWNAFSGWMTTLPTFIYYQIMTPTSPTSPDPSQQRAWAAALILILIVMLLNLVARLVARAFAPKTAGR
- the pstB gene encoding phosphate ABC transporter ATP-binding protein PstB, with protein sequence MSKRIDVDHLNVYYGDFLAVEDVSMGIDARSVTAFIGPSGCGKSTFLRTLNRMHEVIPGARAEGQVLLDGDDLYGPGVDPVVVRSMIGMVFQRPNPFPTMSIRDNVLAGVKLNSKRISRGDADALVESSLQGANLWNEVKDRLDRPGSSLSGGQQQRLCIARAIAVKPEVILMDEPASALDPISTLAIEDLINELKQDYTVVIVTHNMQQASRISDRTAFFNIQGTGKPGKLIEYGPTSEIFSNPRQQQTEDYVSGRFG
- a CDS encoding inorganic phosphate transporter — translated: MLVLLTVLGLLLAAVHVVVNGFHDAPNALALPVRSRALTPKVGLVLSALVNAAGVFTAGWLLTEWIIPATPVPLNAVGSAALVCALASTIAWNVFTWWLGMPSSSTTALLGGLLGALLGARAVDLTEQDPLTAAALSQLAVPLLVAPLLAYGLAWALVVPLLHLLRHSEPSTTTFRSQVAQATGAAAIAFGHGLTHGRRAVWVFTTLLLCAGLPVSVRTPEPWILVVVAAGLAVGTLFGAWRIAYTLSSRMITIDPFRGAVAQGVAGSLLFLGGTLIPVSMSTSQTTAAAILGAGRQQRFHTVNVRVVRRVILVWVVTVPVCGFVSATLLLALSPLL
- the pstS gene encoding phosphate ABC transporter substrate-binding protein PstS, with amino-acid sequence MKASHLGRSAAVLAIGTLALTACGSDNATGGATGSGESSAAGAGVSGTLTGIGASSQQAAMTAWQNGFQEANPEAQVQYSPDGSGAGREAFTAGGADFAGTDAYLDEEEYEASKEVCGPDGGFHVPAYISPIAVAFNLPGVDTVNMDGETIAQVFTGEISTWNDPAIAEQNPDADLPDTPITVVHRNDESGTTENFQEYLAAAAPEVWTEEVSGNWPSQWAAENNKGTAGVVQSTGATEGAITYADASAVGDLGTVAVGVGEEYVPYSAEAASAAVESSTPVEGRAEYDMAMDLERDTTASGAYPIVLVSYHLYCSQYDSQETADLAKAFGSYVISEEGQQAAADAAGSAPMSENLRTSAQEAIDQITVAG
- a CDS encoding FUSC family protein produces the protein MQPGDRARAAARAVRSRTRVGLTRVRTGLLQSFQITVASVGAYVIAERLLGHSGPIFAATAALVALGFAKDGLRYRRVLEVSIGCTLGIAVGDTLIHVLGAGVWQAAVVLMTSILLARFLDNGTLFTTQMGLQSVLVVLLPPSQDGVFARSTDAIVGGVCALAMAYFVPTDPRRQPRQDLRALVDEFSGVLREAGRAVEDYDATAAWHALVRSRQTQPLVDSVSSGLKSAVEIATASPLYRGRRAEIETIGRSIRYLDLAVRNARVLTRRLASVLNHVTLSDEAVAALTDALDDLADAVTTLGNALAVAAPGSRESYLRQARNELANVAGRLHPREMGVRTMEGETLVLDMRPMVVDLLEAAGMTHEEARAQLPRLEGWDRA